Proteins from a genomic interval of Nitrospirota bacterium:
- a CDS encoding NAD(P)H-dependent glycerol-3-phosphate dehydrogenase, with protein sequence MKTGFVGLGNMGTAMADLIASNGHKVTGWEHDGGVVDEINRKHLNSKFLPGVELNPNLTATGELNNVFEECEVVFIAIPSVFIKKTLTSVKDKVTEKTILVNLAKGLDRHTGLTSFQTIASLFPANRIMMLSGPSIANEFSRKMPTVVVLAGKSREDLSIVSRILDNKYFRTRFSDDGIGVELGGILKNIYAIGLGMFDGKNIRSVNFRSAYLTIALEEMAKTGRRLGARKETFFYLSGMGDLLATSLSEHSHNRRMGELLARGLSLEEIKNQMGILPEGYNALQSILYIAEKFHVSTPLSRSLWDVINGRYEVEKFIYLFIKDFFEEEPVDEDNTTTTTRKSG encoded by the coding sequence GTGAAAACAGGCTTTGTAGGATTAGGGAATATGGGGACTGCAATGGCAGACCTTATTGCCTCTAATGGACATAAAGTAACCGGGTGGGAACATGACGGGGGCGTTGTAGATGAAATAAACCGCAAACATCTGAATTCCAAATTCCTGCCAGGGGTAGAACTCAACCCCAATCTTACGGCAACAGGAGAATTGAATAATGTATTTGAGGAATGTGAAGTTGTCTTTATTGCCATTCCGTCTGTCTTCATAAAAAAGACCCTTACTTCCGTTAAAGACAAGGTTACTGAAAAAACCATACTGGTAAATCTGGCCAAAGGGCTTGACAGGCATACAGGCCTTACATCATTTCAGACTATTGCCTCGTTATTCCCCGCCAATAGAATAATGATGCTCTCCGGCCCATCGATTGCCAATGAATTTTCAAGAAAGATGCCGACAGTAGTTGTACTTGCAGGGAAGAGCAGGGAAGACTTATCCATTGTCTCGCGTATTCTGGACAATAAATACTTCAGAACGCGGTTCTCCGATGACGGAATCGGCGTGGAGCTGGGAGGAATTTTAAAAAACATTTATGCCATTGGTCTGGGGATGTTTGACGGAAAGAATATACGCAGCGTTAACTTCAGGTCAGCATACCTGACGATTGCATTAGAGGAAATGGCAAAAACAGGAAGACGTCTCGGGGCAAGAAAGGAGACATTCTTCTATCTTTCAGGGATGGGGGATCTGCTTGCAACCTCTTTAAGCGAACACAGTCATAACAGAAGAATGGGCGAGTTGCTGGCCAGGGGATTAAGTCTCGAGGAAATAAAGAATCAGATGGGCATCCTGCCCGAGGGATATAATGCCCTGCAAAGCATCCTGTATATTGCCGAGAAGTTTCATGTCTCCACTCCGCTGTCCAGGAGTCTGTGGGATGTGATTAACGGGAGATATGAAGTTGAAAAGTTTATTTACTTATTCATAAAAGATTTCTTTGAGGAAGAACCGGTAGATGAAGATAATACGACAACAACAACCCGGAAATCTGGATAG
- a CDS encoding plasma-membrane proton-efflux P-type ATPase, whose product MPKTTDDYKKLSIENTLKELQTDRNRGLSEGEAQERLARYGLNEIPEKEESTLRRILKRFWGPIPWMIEVAAILSALVQKWEDFVIIMIMLFVNAGLDFYQESKAISALKTLKEKLAKKAIVLRDGRFKETDAKYLVPGDVIKLKLGDIIPSDAKLLEGDYLLVDQSALTGESLPVEKKAEDVVYSNSIVKQGEMLALVVNTGLNTYFGKTVALVAKAEREEKSHYQKLVISIGDYLIAITLLLTIVIVYAGIHRGETLIELLRFALVLAVASIPVALPAVLSVTMAVGAVSLARKRAIVSRLVAIEELSGVDILCADKTGTLTKNELLVENPVIFDGFTERDLVLYAELASREENKDPIDMAIFSYGQKMGYKDITENYQQIKFIPFDPVRKRTEAAIKSDIRTFTVVKGAVQVILELCGNGVDRKKVEEIVEDFAEEGFRTIAVAIKEEDEKYFRLVGIIPLFDPPRDDSKSVIDSTRKLGVDVKMITGDNIAIARQIARLLGIGDRICSAVALRSASYRETVLLGEVLARAIYKKLQPDMTETEAEKFAKAVIQELEKEFKNIEIPEGYIKKHESEIIDLIEHSHGFAEVYPEDKYIIVEKLQKGGHMVAMTGDGVNDAPALKKADCGIAVSGATDAARAAADVILTAPGLSVIEHGIELSRVIFGRMKSYTIYRIAETIRVILFMSLAILMFNFYPVTAIMIILLALLNDIPILTLAYDNASVQKKPTKWNLQEILTVSTVLGIAGVLSSFLLFFILEKYLHFSRELIQSLIFLKLLVAGHLTIFLTRTPGGFFWQKPYPSALLLWASFSTKVIGTIFAAYGWFITPIGWKYAIYIWIYAIVWFIFNDFVKVGVYKFLRKERIV is encoded by the coding sequence ATGCCAAAAACCACAGATGATTACAAAAAGCTCTCTATCGAAAATACGCTGAAGGAACTGCAGACCGACAGGAACAGGGGGTTGTCGGAAGGGGAGGCCCAGGAGAGACTTGCCCGATACGGACTGAACGAGATACCCGAGAAGGAAGAATCCACTCTCCGGAGGATTTTAAAGAGGTTTTGGGGACCCATTCCGTGGATGATAGAGGTTGCAGCCATTCTTTCCGCACTGGTTCAGAAGTGGGAAGACTTTGTAATAATAATGATCATGCTCTTTGTCAATGCCGGACTGGACTTCTATCAGGAATCAAAAGCCATAAGTGCATTAAAGACCCTGAAGGAAAAACTTGCCAAAAAGGCGATAGTTCTCAGGGACGGAAGGTTTAAAGAGACTGACGCAAAGTATCTCGTCCCCGGAGACGTCATAAAGCTTAAGCTTGGAGATATCATTCCATCGGATGCAAAACTCCTGGAAGGCGATTATTTATTGGTCGACCAGTCAGCCCTTACAGGAGAATCCCTGCCTGTTGAGAAAAAGGCAGAAGATGTCGTCTATTCAAACTCCATAGTCAAGCAGGGCGAGATGCTTGCACTCGTTGTAAACACAGGTCTTAACACTTACTTCGGTAAAACCGTGGCACTCGTTGCAAAGGCAGAGAGGGAAGAAAAAAGCCATTATCAAAAACTCGTCATAAGCATAGGTGATTACCTCATTGCGATTACACTTCTCCTCACTATAGTGATAGTGTACGCAGGGATACACAGAGGGGAGACCCTGATTGAACTCCTGAGGTTCGCACTTGTCCTCGCTGTTGCCTCAATCCCTGTTGCCCTTCCAGCGGTGCTGTCTGTGACAATGGCAGTCGGTGCAGTAAGCCTTGCCAGAAAACGGGCAATAGTCAGCAGACTCGTTGCCATAGAAGAGCTCTCAGGGGTCGATATCCTGTGTGCGGATAAGACCGGGACACTAACCAAAAACGAGCTCCTGGTGGAAAACCCCGTAATTTTTGACGGGTTTACGGAACGGGATCTGGTACTGTATGCCGAGCTTGCGTCAAGGGAAGAAAATAAGGATCCCATTGATATGGCAATTTTCAGCTACGGGCAGAAAATGGGGTATAAAGATATAACCGAAAACTATCAGCAGATTAAATTTATCCCCTTTGACCCGGTAAGGAAACGGACAGAGGCAGCGATAAAGTCAGATATCAGGACCTTTACTGTAGTAAAAGGAGCGGTTCAGGTAATTCTTGAACTCTGCGGTAATGGCGTTGACAGGAAAAAAGTGGAAGAGATCGTTGAGGACTTTGCAGAAGAAGGTTTCAGGACGATTGCAGTTGCCATAAAAGAGGAAGATGAGAAGTATTTCAGACTTGTAGGGATAATACCCCTCTTTGACCCACCGCGTGATGACTCAAAATCAGTGATTGACAGTACGAGAAAGCTTGGTGTTGATGTCAAGATGATCACTGGAGACAACATCGCCATAGCCAGGCAGATAGCAAGGCTTCTCGGGATTGGAGACAGGATATGCAGTGCCGTGGCATTGAGAAGTGCAAGTTACAGGGAGACGGTCCTTTTAGGAGAGGTGCTCGCGAGGGCGATTTACAAAAAACTTCAGCCTGACATGACGGAAACCGAGGCCGAAAAGTTTGCAAAGGCTGTTATTCAGGAACTTGAAAAAGAATTCAAGAATATAGAGATCCCGGAAGGGTATATCAAAAAGCATGAGTCGGAAATTATTGATTTAATAGAGCACTCACATGGTTTTGCAGAGGTGTATCCTGAAGACAAATACATAATCGTGGAAAAGCTGCAGAAGGGCGGACATATGGTTGCAATGACAGGAGACGGGGTAAATGATGCGCCTGCCCTTAAAAAGGCTGACTGCGGCATTGCAGTTTCAGGGGCCACGGATGCGGCAAGGGCTGCCGCAGATGTTATCCTGACCGCACCGGGCCTGTCAGTTATAGAGCACGGTATAGAGCTTTCCAGGGTTATCTTTGGAAGGATGAAGAGTTATACAATATACAGGATTGCTGAAACCATAAGGGTAATCCTCTTCATGTCACTGGCCATTCTGATGTTTAACTTTTATCCGGTGACCGCAATAATGATTATCCTCCTTGCCCTGCTGAACGACATACCGATACTGACACTTGCCTATGACAATGCAAGTGTGCAAAAAAAACCCACAAAATGGAATCTGCAGGAAATACTCACAGTCTCTACTGTCCTCGGGATAGCAGGTGTCCTGTCGTCTTTCCTGCTATTCTTTATTCTTGAAAAATACCTCCACTTCTCCCGTGAGCTTATACAGTCGCTGATATTCCTGAAACTCCTTGTTGCCGGACACCTGACTATATTTCTTACAAGGACTCCCGGGGGCTTTTTCTGGCAGAAACCGTATCCATCCGCCCTTTTGCTCTGGGCAAGCTTTTCCACAAAGGTTATAGGTACAATCTTTGCCGCTTACGGATGGTTCATCACACCCATTGGCTGGAAATACGCCATATATATCTGGATTTATGCCATTGTATGGTTTATTTTTAATGACTTTGTGAAGGTGGGGGTCTATAAATTCCTGAGAAAGGAAAGGATCGTTTAA